GCTGCTCCCGGTGGCCGCGTTCGTCGTGCTGCTGGACCGGACGCAGGTTCCGGTCGAGGAGGCGGCGCTGCGCGCCCGGTTCGGCGCCGACTACGACGACTACGTGCGGCGGGTGCCCCGCTGGATCGGGCCCGGCGGGGGCGAGAAGGGCGCCGGCTGAGCACACGTGCCGAGGCCCGACCCCGGCGATATTCGGGGCACGGGGACCCGGTGGGTGACGTCAGGCCGGACGCGTGCCCCGGGCGCGGAACGCCCGGACGCCGCGGCGTCCCAGCCGGAGCGAGACCAAGCCGACGCCGGCGAGGATCAGGCCGGTGGCGCCGGTGACGATCAGGCCGAGCTGCCAGCCCTGGCCGTCCATCACGAAGCCCACCACCGGCGGGGCCATGGCGCTGCCCAGCGTGCTGAAGGTGCCCTGCCAGCCGAACGCCTCGCCCCGGCTCGCCTCGGGGACCACCTCGCCCAGGCGTTCGGTGATCGCGGCGAGGCTGGGGGCGCAGAACAAGCCCGCCAGCCCCATCAGCAGGGTGAACGCCCACGGCGTCCAGCCCAGCGCGCCGAGCGCCGTGGTGACGCCCAGCCCGGCGATCAGCGGGGTCAGGCCGACCGAGCCGCGCGGCAGGCTGCCGAACAGCAGCCCGCCGATCAGCGAACCGCCGCCCCACACGATGATGACGACGGCCAGCATGACCGTGGAGTCCATGGCGCGGGTGGCGGCGACGATGCCCAGGTCGGTGCCCGACAGGGTGAACGCGACGGCGACGGTGGCCACGAAGACGGTGATGACCGGCCCGCTCAGCCACGAGCGGATGCCGCCCCGGCCGTCGACGGTGTCGGTGCGTCCCTCGCTCACCAGCGGCGGGTTGATGATCGTCAGGGCGACCGCCGCGGTGATGCTCAGCAGGGCGAGCAGCGTCAGCGTCCAGCCGGTGCTCCAGTTGACCGCGAGCAGGATGCCCAGCGTCGGCCCGCCCATGAACGCCATCTCGGTGACCACCGAGTCCAGCGCCAGCGCCGGACGCCGCAGCTCGCCCGGGACCGCCGCCAGGACCAGTTGGCGGGTGAGCACGAACCACGGCACCGCCAGCAGCCCCACGCCGGCCATCACGCCCAGCAGCGCCCAGTAGCCCAGGAACGGTGCGGCGACGAAGCCGATCGGAAGCAGGATCAGGCTGGGCAGCAGCGTCCGGCGCAGGCCGAGCGTGTCGAGCAGCCGGCCGCGCAGCGGGGACGCCACGGCGACCGCGATGGTGAACACTGCCGACAGGACGCCGGCGCTCGCGTAGCTCTGGCCCAGGTCGCCGACGACGTGCAGGGTCAGCACCACCATGACGCCGAACCAGGGCGCCTTGCCCAGCGCCCCGAGCAGCACAGCCTGGCGCACGGCCGGGTAGCGCCAGATCACGGCGTAGGAGCGGAAGTTCACCGACTCAGGCTAGTGCCGGACCATCTCCGAACCCCATTCGTTTCCCCCGGTTGCCAGCGGTGCGGCGGGCGCTCCGGAGCGGGCGGTACGGCTAGAAGGTGAGGACGATCTTGCCGATGTTCGAGCCGCCGGTGAGCTGCTCGTGGGCGGCGCGCACCTCGGCGAGCGGGAAGCGGGTCTGGTGCGCGGTCCGGATGTCCCCGGACGCGATCAGGGGCCAGATCTGCGACGCCACCCGCGCCACGATCGCCGCCTTCTCGGGCACCGGCCGGAAGCGCAGCGACGTCGCGGTCACCGTCGCGGACTTGGTCAGCAGGGCGTTGATGTTCAGTTCGCCCTTCACCCCGCCCTGCATCCCGATGATGACGAGGCGGCCCAGGCGGGCCAGGCTGCGGACATTCGAGCCGAGGTACTTGGCGCCCATGATGTCGAGGATGACGTCGGCGCCGTGGCCGTCGGTGGCCTCCTTGAGCTCGGCGACCCAGTCGTCGTGGTAATCCAGCGCGATGTCCGCGCCGAGCTCGCGGCACAGCGCCAGCTTCTCCGGCGACCCGGCCGTGGTCGCCACGCGGCAGCCCAGCGCCTTGGCGTACTGGATGGCGAACATCCCGATGCCGCCGGTGCCGCCGTGCACGAGCAGCGTCTCTCCCGGCTGCAGCCCCACGACGTCCATGTTCGAGACGACGGTGGCCGCGACCTCCATGATCCCGGCGGCCTCCACCAGGTCCACGCCGTCGGGCGGCGGCGCGACCTGCCCCGCGTCCACGACCACGAACTCGGCGTACCCGCCGCCGGCCAGCAGCGCCACACAGGGGTCGCCGACCGACCAGCCCGTGACGTCCTCGCCGACGGCGGCGACGTGCCCCGCCACCTCGAGTCCGATGATCGGGCTCTCGCCCGGGGGCGGCGGGTAGTGGCCCTGCCGCTGCAGCACGTCCGCCCGGTTGACCCCGGCGGCGACGACCTCGATCAGCAGCTGTCCGCGCCGCGGGGTGGGCGTCTCGACCTCTTCGACGGTGAGGACCTCGGGCCCTCCGGCTTCCTTCGTGACGACGGCTCGCATGCCCTCACCCTAGACGCGCGCCCGACGCGCGCGGGACGGCGTCGCCCATGTCCGGAAGGGGACGCCGCCGCTCGCTAGGATGTGGGCGATCGGGCGAGGTCGCATAGTGGACTAGTGCAGCCGCCTTGAAAGCGGCCGAGGTGCAAGCCTCCGTGGGTTCGAATCCCACCCTCGCCGCGTGTCCACTCAGGAGTTCGTGATCCGACCCCGGCCCGCCGTGCGGGCGTTCGCCCTGGCCGCAGCGGCCGCCCTGCTCGGGGCGCTCGCCCTCGTCGGCGGGTCCGCCTGGGGGTGGGGCGTGGTCGGGACGACGGTCGGGATCGTGCTGATGCTCGGCGGGCTGGGGCTGGCGATCCTCGCGGTGGTCTCGGCCCGGCGTCAGGCGGTCACCGTCTCGTTCGACGACGAGGGGTTCCGCGTCGCCTCGGCCGGCGAGCCGACCCACACCGGAACCTGGTCGGCCGTGACGCGCGTGACCGGCGCGCCCGGACGCCTCACGCTGCACGAGGGCGACGAGCGGCGCACTCACCTGATCGCGCCGCGGGGGTCGGACGCCGACCTGGACGCCATCGGCGAGGCGATCGGCCACCACCTCGACGCCGACCGCGGCTACACGGCGTTCGAGGGCTGAGCGTTCCCGCGCATCACTGCGGGTTGTAGGCGCACTCGTCGACGACCGACGCGGGGGTCGCGGGGGCGTTCGGGTCAGCTGTGGGCGGCGCGGACGGGGCGTCCGTCGCGGGCGCGGCGGGCGTGCCCTCGGGGGCCGGCGCCGAGGTCTGCGGCTCGGGTGCCGGCGGGTTGATCGCGGCCAGGACGCGGGCGCGGGCGGCGTCCCAATCGGGCTTGACGGTGCTGAAGCCGTCCTTGTCGTTCTCGAACGAGACGCTCGTCATGGTGCCGTCCTTGACGCGCAGCGACAGCGCGAGCAGGGCGGGCGCCTTGCTGGTGGGGGCGTCGGTGGCGACAATGTTGCGTCCGGCCTTCGACAGCGCCTCGTAGTTGGCCAGCACCGTGGTCGGGTTCGCCTGCTTCACCACGGCCTGCACCACGCAGCGCTGCCGGGCCATCCGGTCGTAGTCGCCGGACGCGGAGCCGTAGCGGCCGCGGGCGAACCACAGCGCGTCCATGCCGTTGAGGCGCTGGTCGGGGCCTGGAGGCAGCCAGCGGTCCGGCGGCACGTTCCCGGTGGTCTTGCCGCCGACCGGCACCGGCGCGTTGATGTTGACGGTGATGCCGCCCAGGGCGTTGATGAACTCGATGAAGCCGTCCATGTTGATCATGGCGTAGTAGTCCACGGGCAGGCCCAGCGCGGCACCGACCCCCTCCTTGAGGGCGTACGCGCCGGGGTCCTCCACGCCGGCAGGGATGGCCTCCGGGCTCTGGACGGGCACGTTGTGGTAGATCGCGTTGAGGAAGTACTCGGCGTCGTTCTGCATCCCGTTGGTGAAGCCGTTGGGCCAGCGCTTGGCCAGCGGCGACCCCTGCGGGAACGGGATCCGCTGGGTCTGGCGGGGCAGGCTGAACAGGACGGTGTCGCCGCTGCGGGTGTCGATGGAGGCGAGGATCACCGTGTCGGTGCGCGCGCCCACGGCGTCCGCGCGATTCTGGCCGGAGTCGCCGCCGAGGATCAGCACGTTGAGCCGCGGCTTGTTGGCCCACGGGTCGCCCGCGGTGCCGAAGTCGTCGCCCTCGGACGGCCCGCCGGCGGCCTCGCCGAAGATGCCGGTGAGCATGGTGGAGGTGTCGTAGAGGGTGCGGGCGCCCACGATGCTGGGTAGGAGCACGACCGCCGAGAGGACGGCCACGGCGAGTCCGCCGACGGCGCGCTGCCAGCCGCGGGGTTCGCGGGGCCGCAGCGCCAGGTGGGTCGCGGCGATGCTGGTCGCCCACAGGACGCCGAAGATCGCCAGCGCGAGGGCGCCGAGGGTGAGGACCGCCGGGCTCGCGGCCGCGGCCAGCACGGCCGCCGGCGAGGTGAGCGTGACGGCGACGCCCGCGATCGCCAGGACGAGGAAGATGCCCAGGAACGCCAGGCCGACCTTTTTGAAACGGGTGCGGGTCAGGCCCAGTCCCGGCAGCACGGTGCCGGCGGTGGCCCAGCCGAGGGACGCCGCGAACGAGCGGCCCGGTTCGGACGCGGGTGCGACGCGACGCGGCTCGAGGTCGGGATCCAGCATCCGCGCGGGCCGGCCGGAGGACGCGCGGCCGTGTCGGGCCGTTGCGCGGGAGTCGACCGCTGGACGGGACGCCGGCGCGACCCGGCTGGCCGCGGCGCGTCCGGGACGGGCTGCGCGCGAGGTCGCGGCGGCGCTGCGGGATCCTGCGGCGCTGCGGGACCCGGCGGCGCGGGAGGGGCGTCGTGCCGGGGCGTCCCGGTCGGCCCGGGCGCTGCGGCCGCGGACGGGGGTGCTGCCGCGTTCGGCGGGGGAGGCGGCCCTGCGCGGGCCGGCGGCGCGCTCGGCGCGCGCCTCGGCCGTGCGGAGCGACGTGGCTTCTGCCGACCGGGTGGGGCGGGCCGCCGAGGTCCGCGGAGGACGCGCGTACGCCCTGGACGCCGCAGCGCCCGCGTCGTCTTCCGCCGATCGGCGCATGCGGTGTACCTCTTCACCTCGGGTGCCGGTCCAGTCTACGTCGGCGCTCCGGCGCTTTTGCTGACGGGGGAGGACGACCGGTAGGCTCTCTGCTTGGCTGAGGAGGTGTCGCCTAGTCCGGTCTATGGCGCCCGCCTGCTAAGCGGGTTTGGGGGTTAACCCCATCGCGGGTTCAAATCCCGCCACCTCCGCCACCTGGCAACAGGATGCAACGCCACTCGGGTTCCCCGGGTGGCGTTCGTCATGTTCAGGGCCTTGTGGTGCCCAACTCTGTGGCCGGACGGCGGGCACGGCGGGTGGCCCCGCGTCCCTTGGCCGTGATCGGTGAGACGCCCGCGAACGAGGCTGTCCCTCGATAGCATCGCGCCAGGTCGGGGCGGTCGAACGCCGTCGTCGGGGCCGCGAGGGGGTGGCCTTCGATCCATCCGGGCGATCGCGTGGGCGGGGGGTTGGCAATGACGGCGAGGTCGGTGCCCGAGCGTCCGGTGTTCGTGACGACATCCGAAAAAGAGGTGTGGCGGCTGCTGGTCGACCAGCTCCCCGACGGGTGCGTGGTGCTGGCCAACCTTCGGGTGTGCGGCGAGGAGCGCGACCACGAGGCGGACCTGGTCTGCCTGATGCCGGGCAACGGGATCGTCGTGGTCGAGGTCAAGGGCAACCGCGTCTGGGTCGAGGACGACCAGTGGTACCAGAAGTGGGGCGGCTCGTCCCGGTGGATCGACCCCGTCGACCAGGCCGCCCGCACGATGTACGCGCTGCGCGACTACGCGGAGGGCGACTTCCGGCACGGTGGGCCGCGGCTGTGCTGGAGCCGCCACGTGGTCCTCGCGCACACCGCCCTTGAGCAGGACTTCGCCATGCCCGAATGCCCGCGCTGGCAGATCAGCGGCAGCAACGACCTGGGCGACCTCGGTGCCCGGATCTGGGAGACCACCGCGTCGCACCGGCCGTTCGGCCGGATCCCGGACGCCGACGACGTCGACGCGCTGCAGGAGATCCTGACCGGCCGCTACCTGCCGTCCCGCGACGTGGTGACCGAGGCGGAGGACCGCGCGCTCGAGGCGGACCGGCTGACCGCCGAGCAGGCGATGCTGCTCCAGGTGACGCGGCTGCTGAACCGCGTCGAGATCCGCGGCGGCGCCGGGTCGGGCAAGACCGTGCTGGCGATCCGGCAGGCGTCCGACCTGGCGTCGGGACGGCTGACCGGGGAGCGCCGACGCGTCGCCGTGGTCTGTTACTCGATCGGGCTGAGCCGCCACCTGCGGCGGCACCTGTTGCGCGGCACCAAGGCCGACCGGCCCGTGTTCGTGGGCACGTTCGAGGAGTTCGGCAACCGCTTCGGCGTCCGCAGCCCCGGGCGCGAGGAGAGCGAGCGGTGGGAGCACGACTTCCCGGCGGAGGTCGCCGAGCGGGTCTCCACGCTCGACGAGGCGGACCGCTTCGACGCGATCGTGGTGGACGAGGCGCAGGACTTCGCCGACCACTGGTGGCCGGCGCTGCTGCTGGCGCTCAAGGACGAGGAGGCCGGCGGGCTGTACGCCTACTCCGATGAGCGGCAGCGCATCTTCCCGCGCTTCGGCCGGCCGCCGATCCAGTTCGTCCCGCTGGTGCTCGACCACAACCTGCGCAACACCCGGCAGATCGCCGAGGCGTTCCTGCCGCTGGCCCCCACCGGCATGGACATCCGCGGCGGCGACGGGCCCGAGGTGACCTTCGTCGCGGCGCCCACCGCGGAGGCTCTGGACGCCGCGGACGACCAGGTCGACACCCTGTTCGACGAGGGCTGGCGCCCGGTCGACATCGCGCTGATCACGATGGGCAAGCGGCACCCGGTGCAGGAGGAGCGGCAGGCGTCCCTGGGGCAGGACGGCTACTGGCGCAGCTTCTGGTCCGAGGACGACATCTTCTACGGCCACGTCCTGGGCTTCAAGGGGATGGAGCGCCCGGCCGTGGTCCTGTGCGTGAACGAGGACGGCGACCGCGACCGCTCCGCGGAGCGCTTCTACGTCGGGTTGTCCCGCGCCACCGACCGGCTCATCGTCGTGGGCGACCCCGCCGTCGTCCGCCGGATCGCCGGCGCCGACGTCGCCCGCCGACTGGGCCTGTAGGACGCCGCTTCCCGGGGGTGTCAGCCGTTCGACGTCGCCTGCCCGTGGCGGTGCGCGCGGGCGTTCACGACACCCCGGTGTTGGTCGCCAGCCGCCCTCGTTCGCGTCGAGTCGCCCGCGTTTGGGACGAGTCGCCCGCGTCTGCGACGAGTCGCCCGCGCTTGTGACGAGTCGCCTGCGTTTGCGACGAGATGCCCCCGTTCGGTGCAGACGCCCACGTAGGAACGGGGGCGTCTGACGCAAAAGGGGGCGTCTGACGCAATAGGGGGCGTCTGGGACGGGCTCCGACGCGCGGAGCCACTACCGCGTATCTGACGAGCCCTGCTCCGCGTCGAGTCGCCGGCGTTTGCGTCGAGTCGCCCGCGTTTGCGACGAGACGCCCGCGCTTGCGACGAGACGCCCGCGCTTGCGACGGGCCGCCCGCGTTTGCGTCGAGACGCCCCCGTTCGGTGCAGACGCCCACGTAGGAACGGGGGCGTCTGACGCAAGAGGGGGCGTCTGGAACAAGCTGTGACGGGCGGAGCCTCTATCGCGCGTGCGGAAGTGCCCACGGGGGCGCCGGGCGTGGCTGCGATCCAGTCGACTCGGGAGCAGAGCGTCCCCGGCGTTCCGTGCGAGAAGCGTGCGCACGCATCGGACGCCGACGCGTCCGGCTCCCGTTGTGTGGCAGGCACGCGAGCGTGCCGCGCGGGAAGACGACGAACCGCCCCGGCGGGGGCCGGGGCGGTCAGTCAAGGGGACGGGTCAGCGGGCGGCGTTGATGCGCTCGCGCAGGGTTTCGAGCTGGTGGTGCAGGCGCGGGGGCACCTTGTCGCCGAACTGCGCGAAGTACTCCTCGGTGAGGTCCGCCTCGGTCGACCAGGCGTCCGGATCGAGGTGGAAGATCGCCTCCACGGTGGCGTCGTCCAGGTCGAGACCCTCCAGGTTGAGGTCCTCGGGCAGCGGCAGGTGGCCGGAGATGCCGTCGCGGGACTCGACCTCGCCCATCACCCGGCGCAGCGCCCACTCGAGCGGGCGGATGTTGTCGCCGAAGCCCGGCCACAGGAAGCCGCCGTCGGCGTCCTTGCGGAACCAGTTCACCTGGAACACCTTCGGCGCCTTGTCGCCCAGCGTCCGGCCCATCTCGAGCCAGTGCGCCCAGTAGTCGGCCATGTTGTAGCCGCAGAACGGCAGCATCGCGAAGGGGTCGCGGCGCAGCGCGCCGACCGAACCCTCGGCGGCGGCCGTCTGCTCCGAGGAGACCGTGGCGCCCATGAAGACGCCGTGCTCCCAGTCGTAGGACTCCGAGATCAGCGGCACGTTGGACGCGCGCCGCCCGCCGAACAGGATGATGTCGAGGGGGACGCCGGCCGGGTCGTCCCAGTTCGGGGCGATGGTGGCGGCCTGCTCGGCGGCCACGGTGAACCGGGAGTTCGGGTGGGCGGCGGGCGTGCCGGACTCCGGGGTCCAGTCCTGGCCGGTCCAGTCGATCAGGTGGTCGGGCGCCTGCTTGGTGAGGCCCTCCCACCACACGTCGCCGTCGTCGGTCAGGGCGACGTTGGTGAAGATCACGTCGTGATCCAGGGCCGCGAGGGCGATCGGGTTGGTCTTGGCCGAGGTGCCCGGTGCGACGCCGAAGAAGCCGGCCTCCGGGTTGATGGCGTACAGCCGGCCATCCTCGCCGGGACGCATCCACGCGATGTCGTCGCCGATCGTCTCGACGGTGTAGCCGGGGATCGTCGGCTGCAGCATCGCCAGGTTGGTCTTGCCGCAGGCGCTCGGGAAGGCGGCGGCCAGGTAGAAGACGCGGCCGTCGGCGTCCCGGGTGATCTTGAGGATCAGCATGTGCTCGGCCATCGTGCCCTCCTCGCGCGACAGCACGGACGCGATGCGCAGGGCGAAGCACTTCTTGCCCAGCAGGGCGTTGCCGCCGTAGCCGGAGCCGAAGGACCAGATCTCGTGGGACTCGGGGAAGTGCGTGATGTACTTCTCGTCGTTCGCGGGCCACGCGACGTCGTCGCGGGGGGTGCCCGCGGCGTCCACGAGGGGGTAGCCGACCGAATGGACGGCCTTGACCCACGGCTGCCCGTCGGCGATCTCCTGCAGGGCCGAGGAGCCCATCCGGGTCATGATCCGCATGTTCAGCACCACGTAGGGGCTGTCGGTGATCTCGACGCCGAGGCGGGAGATGGGGCTGCCGAGGGGGCCCATCGAGAACGGGATGACGTAGAGGGTGCGGCCGCGCATGCTGCCGTCGAAGAGGCCGTGGAGCGTCTGCTTCATCTCGGCCGGGTCGGCCCAGTTGTTGGTCGGGCCGGCGTCCTCGGGGGACGTGCTGCAGATGAAGGTGCGCGACTCCACGCGCGCCACGTCGGACGGGGTCGAACGGGCGAGGTAGGAGCCGGGTCGCAACTCGGGGTTGAGCGGGATCAGCGAGCCCTGGTCGACCATCAACTGGGTGATGGCGGCGCGCTCCTCGTCGGAGCCGGTGACCCACTCGATGCGCTCGGGCTGGGTCAGCGCCGCGACCTCGTCCACCCAGGCGACGAGGTCGGAGGGGGCGTTCGTGGGGGCGTTGTTCGGGATGGTCTGAACGGTCATTCGCTACTCCTTTTGCGTGTCGCCGACCCGTCCACACTGACGGGTCCGGCCTGACCTGATCGCTGCAACCATCCTGCCAAACTCGTGAATCTCCTCCAAATCCGAGCTTCCTGTGCCTAAACTACGGCGCCCACAGTTCGGGGGTGAAGATCATTGTGTGCCGACGACCAATAATCCGGACGCCGCGCGGGCTGCGCCGCGGGGGATCGGTTTCCCGCCGAGCGGACGCAGGGGCCGCGTCGGCGTGGTGCTGGGGGCCAGGGCGCAGGGTGGTGCCGGGGACTCCCGGGCGCAGGGTGGTGCTGGGTGCCCAGCGCTCCCCGTTGATGCCGCAGCCGGCCGGACGCGGCGGGCGGGCCCGCGGCGTCCATGCTCCGTCCTGCCTCGCGGATGACGTGGGCGCCGCCCATCAGGGCAACAAGGCGCCCTCGTGGGGAGCCTCGGTTTTGTGCCGGAGGGGTGAGGGGGCTAGAGTAAATGACCGGTCACCGACCGATGCGCTCGTAGCTTAACGGATAGAGCAGCTGACTACGGATCAGCAGGTTGGGGGTTCGAATCCCTCCGAGCGCGCCACATTACGAAGGCCCCGCCACCAGCACGGTGGCGGGGCCTTCGTCGTCAGGGCGTGTGGCGCAAAGCGCGGTCGCGACGGGTGTCCGTGACGAGCCGCCTGGGCCGCCGTCGCGTCCGGTGCGCAGCGGGATGCCCAGGCCCGAAGCGACCGCCGCATTGCGTCCCCATCACTCCCTGGCGCGACGATTGAGTCTTGAATGCTCCCCAATACTTCTCCTTCACTTCGGAGGTGCGCCGCTTCGGGCGGTGCTTCCACGGACGAAGGAGTCGACATGGGTCTCTCACCGCAGGTCAGCCGCCGGACGTTGCTCACCGGGGTCGCCGCCGCTGCCGTCATCGGGCACGCCACGCTCGGATCTGGGGTGCTGACGGCGCGCGCCGCCCCCATCTCGGAGCTGGAGGCGATCGGCCTGGCGCTCCGCCCGCCGGTCTACCTCCTCGAGACCGCGGTGCCGGCGAACTTCGCCGTGGACCGCGGGGCGCTGTCCATCACGGGCGACCGCGCCAAGGTCGGGGAGGCGAGCCTCAAGTGGGAGCACGGGCCGGCGTCCCGGCTGCGGATCAGCGGCCCGATCGGCTGGGAGCCCGCCCCCTACAAGGCGGGCGACGATCAGGCGTGGATGGGCAAGGTGCCGACCTTCGCGATGTGGGTCTACAACGACGCCCCCTCGGCCGAGCCGCTCGTGGTCGAGTTCGGACGCGGCACGCGCGTGGACACCCGGTTCACGTTCAACCTCGACTTCACCGGCTGGCGCACCATGTGGGTGCGCTACGGCTACGACACCGAGGGCAAGCCGCGCCCCGACATGGACACCATCACCTTCTCGGCGCCCGCCCGCACCGGGACGCTGTACCTGGACCAGATCATCGTGAGCACGCCGATGCGTCCCGACCACCCCACGCCCGACCACCAGGTACCGAAGGTGCAGCCCGAGATCGACCTGGCCGACAACTACCACTGGCTGGCGCTCAACGCGTTCGAGCAGGACCTGGCGCGCCGGGGCCTCCCCACGCCGGTCATCACCGACGCGCTGCGCCGCGACCTGGCGACGATCAAGGAGCGTCAGCTCGCCCAGAACCAGGGCGGCCCCAAGCCGACCGCCGCGCTGCTGGCGCAGTACACCGCCGACGTCGAGGCGCTGGGGGTGCCCGACCTCGCGACCCGCGACGGCCGCCTCGTGCCCGCGCGTCCGGGCGCCTTCGTCGACGGCTACCAGACGGCGATCTTCCCCGCGGAGCTGAGCGCCGGCGTCCGGGCGGGCGTGAAGCCGCTGCGCACCTACACCGACAAGATGTTCCAGATCGCCCGCGCCCACGAGCAGGCCCGGCGGCTCGGGCTGCCGCAGGCCGACGCGCTGGGCCGGCTGTGGCTGCGCTGCCACGTCCACCTGCGCGACCAGGGGTTCGCCGCCGGCAGCGCGCAGGGCACCATCCACCACATCGGCTACCAGCACCGCGGCTGGTGGGACTCGCTCGTGCTGGTGCGTCCGCTCCTGGAGCAGAACGGGCTGTGGGAGCAGGCCCGCGCGGACCTCGCCTGGTTCGTCGGCCTCGGCCGCCTGCTGCAGGACTTCGAGAACCCCGACCACTACGGCGGGCTGGTCGACGTCCTCAACACGCTGCTGCTCGGCCTGGTCACCGCCGCCGTGCTGATGCCCACCGAGCAGGAGCAGATCACCGCGCTCAACGCCGTCCGCGAGTGGTGCGACCGGGCGATCACCCACTCCCCGGGCGTCCAGGGCGGCTTCAAGCCCGACGGGTCGATGTTCCACCACATGGGGATGTTCCCCGACTACGGCCGCGACGGCCTGATCGGCTCGGCGCCCGTGATCGCGCTGCTCGCCGGCACGTCCTACCAGCTGGGCTCCCGAGCGCGCGAGATCGTCCGCAAGGCGCTCCTGACGCTGCGCGCCCACGCCAACACCACCCAGTGGCCGCTGCCTCTGTCCGGACGCAACCCCGGCGGCGTCACCCAGTTGCAGGTCAACACCTTCGGCATCCTCGCCAACGCGCCGCTGCCCGACGGCAGCCCGCTGGACGCCGACGTCGGCCGGGCCTACCTGCGGCTGCTACCCGCCGCCCCCACCGCGGCGCAGAAGGCGCTCGCCGCGCCGCTGCAGGCGGCCGGCCTGGTCGCCGAGCCCGCGCCGGAGGGCCACTGGAGCATCAACTACGGCGTGGTCGGGTTGCACCGGCGCGGGGAGTGGCTGGCCACCATCCGCGGCCACAACCGCTACCACTGGGCGACCGAGATCTACGACGGCGCCAACATGTACGGCCGCTACAACTCCTACTGCTCGATCTGGCTGCAGTCGCGCCGGTCGTCCGAGGGGCCCATCACCAACCAGGCGAACGGGTACGCGCAGCCGGGCTGGGACTGGAACCGTTGGCCGGGCACCACGACGCGGCAACTCCCGTTCGACGAGCTCAAGGCCGACCTGACCGGGACGATCGAGCAGATGGTGCTGTCGGAGTCGGCGTTCGCCGGCTCGGGTTCGCTGGAGGGACGCCACGGCGTCTTCGGCATGGACCTGCGCGAGCACCCGTTCTTCGACCCGTCGCACCGGGCGCGGACGTCGGTGTTCTGCTTCGACGACCGGCTGGTGGTGCTGGGCTCCGACATCCACAACGACGACCGCCGCCACGTCACGCAGACCACCCTGTTCCAGGATCTGCTGATCGCCGGGCTCGACACGACCTGGGACTCCGCCCACGGCACCGCCTCGGGTGCGGTCGAGCGCGTCGAGACGCTGGCCGACGCCCGCGTCCTCGTGGACGCCGTCGGCCACGGCTACTACGTGCCGGCCGGGCAGCGGCTGGTCCAGCAGCGCCGCACCGTCGAGGCACCCGACCAGACCGGCACCAAGTCCGCCGCGGTGCCCAGCGCGGTCGCGGTGCTCGACCACGGCTCCGCGCCGCGGGGTGCGGGTTACGAGTACGCGATCCTCGTCGAGGCCGGACAGGCCGGCGCGGCCGCGTTCGCCGCGTCCATGCGCGGGGAGCGTCCGGCGTACACGGTGCTCCGCAAGGACGCCGCCGCGCACATCGTCGCCGACCGGGCCACCGGCGTCACGGGGTACGTGCTGTTCGAGAAGGGCCAGCAGTTCCCCGGCCCGGTGCGCGGGGTGAGCCGGCCCTGCCTGGTGCTGACGCGGGAGGAGGGCGACGAGCTGATCGTGTCTGTGACCGACCCGGATCTGCACCTCTACGAGGGGCGGGATCCCGACCAGTACGAGCGCGGCCGC
Above is a window of Propioniciclava coleopterorum DNA encoding:
- a CDS encoding MFS transporter; translated protein: MNFRSYAVIWRYPAVRQAVLLGALGKAPWFGVMVVLTLHVVGDLGQSYASAGVLSAVFTIAVAVASPLRGRLLDTLGLRRTLLPSLILLPIGFVAAPFLGYWALLGVMAGVGLLAVPWFVLTRQLVLAAVPGELRRPALALDSVVTEMAFMGGPTLGILLAVNWSTGWTLTLLALLSITAAVALTIINPPLVSEGRTDTVDGRGGIRSWLSGPVITVFVATVAVAFTLSGTDLGIVAATRAMDSTVMLAVVIIVWGGGSLIGGLLFGSLPRGSVGLTPLIAGLGVTTALGALGWTPWAFTLLMGLAGLFCAPSLAAITERLGEVVPEASRGEAFGWQGTFSTLGSAMAPPVVGFVMDGQGWQLGLIVTGATGLILAGVGLVSLRLGRRGVRAFRARGTRPA
- a CDS encoding NAD(P)H-quinone oxidoreductase; this encodes MRAVVTKEAGGPEVLTVEEVETPTPRRGQLLIEVVAAGVNRADVLQRQGHYPPPPGESPIIGLEVAGHVAAVGEDVTGWSVGDPCVALLAGGGYAEFVVVDAGQVAPPPDGVDLVEAAGIMEVAATVVSNMDVVGLQPGETLLVHGGTGGIGMFAIQYAKALGCRVATTAGSPEKLALCRELGADIALDYHDDWVAELKEATDGHGADVILDIMGAKYLGSNVRSLARLGRLVIIGMQGGVKGELNINALLTKSATVTATSLRFRPVPEKAAIVARVASQIWPLIASGDIRTAHQTRFPLAEVRAAHEQLTGGSNIGKIVLTF
- a CDS encoding LCP family protein; the protein is MLDPDLEPRRVAPASEPGRSFAASLGWATAGTVLPGLGLTRTRFKKVGLAFLGIFLVLAIAGVAVTLTSPAAVLAAAASPAVLTLGALALAIFGVLWATSIAATHLALRPREPRGWQRAVGGLAVAVLSAVVLLPSIVGARTLYDTSTMLTGIFGEAAGGPSEGDDFGTAGDPWANKPRLNVLILGGDSGQNRADAVGARTDTVILASIDTRSGDTVLFSLPRQTQRIPFPQGSPLAKRWPNGFTNGMQNDAEYFLNAIYHNVPVQSPEAIPAGVEDPGAYALKEGVGAALGLPVDYYAMINMDGFIEFINALGGITVNINAPVPVGGKTTGNVPPDRWLPPGPDQRLNGMDALWFARGRYGSASGDYDRMARQRCVVQAVVKQANPTTVLANYEALSKAGRNIVATDAPTSKAPALLALSLRVKDGTMTSVSFENDKDGFSTVKPDWDAARARVLAAINPPAPEPQTSAPAPEGTPAAPATDAPSAPPTADPNAPATPASVVDECAYNPQ
- a CDS encoding nuclease-related domain-containing DEAD/DEAH box helicase, which produces MTTSEKEVWRLLVDQLPDGCVVLANLRVCGEERDHEADLVCLMPGNGIVVVEVKGNRVWVEDDQWYQKWGGSSRWIDPVDQAARTMYALRDYAEGDFRHGGPRLCWSRHVVLAHTALEQDFAMPECPRWQISGSNDLGDLGARIWETTASHRPFGRIPDADDVDALQEILTGRYLPSRDVVTEAEDRALEADRLTAEQAMLLQVTRLLNRVEIRGGAGSGKTVLAIRQASDLASGRLTGERRRVAVVCYSIGLSRHLRRHLLRGTKADRPVFVGTFEEFGNRFGVRSPGREESERWEHDFPAEVAERVSTLDEADRFDAIVVDEAQDFADHWWPALLLALKDEEAGGLYAYSDERQRIFPRFGRPPIQFVPLVLDHNLRNTRQIAEAFLPLAPTGMDIRGGDGPEVTFVAAPTAEALDAADDQVDTLFDEGWRPVDIALITMGKRHPVQEERQASLGQDGYWRSFWSEDDIFYGHVLGFKGMERPAVVLCVNEDGDRDRSAERFYVGLSRATDRLIVVGDPAVVRRIAGADVARRLGL